The following are encoded together in the Nocardia sp. XZ_19_385 genome:
- a CDS encoding radical SAM protein: protein MINFLPGRTLMKFDRQLPFYNWLYPMKGQELDTVTHHEFHSGIRTSGVRSRALYFHIPFCDTICTFCTLNRGLGSSGDEQIEAYVQALLKEIALKGKYAAATSVPIRAIFFGGGTPTTLSANQITRIGRAIHDHFDLSELQEFTFEAEVKSVTEEKCTAMRDIGVNKARFGLQSFDPLYRELFNITATIEQEHAAAEMFARYFDFTSFDMIYGMHGQTFEQFSRDIEYATGMGTATMELYPISNVVTQVPLHHSYARRGLAPLSFIDKMAMTIYLNQYLRASGFQQHNGHGFLRLPDGHKPGPHFISRDYVNLYNAHTWSHHDDELIGLGNSAISQIANFTVMNDDNRTTYVKNLLENNEVKINLSVGDGIPYERGIVLHLPYFGWLDKSRISWEQIPAELIDKLGQLVSEGMLEEDHAEYRITELGWIWYVNMMYFLSPFSDQKVLDEFTALKRRTKGLTDGDDRMLPLLTMGSLR from the coding sequence GTGATCAATTTTCTGCCTGGAAGAACCCTGATGAAGTTCGACCGTCAGCTTCCTTTCTACAACTGGCTCTACCCGATGAAGGGCCAGGAGCTGGACACGGTCACGCACCATGAGTTCCACTCTGGGATCCGAACCAGTGGCGTACGTTCCCGGGCTCTCTATTTCCACATCCCGTTCTGCGACACCATCTGTACATTCTGCACGCTCAACCGAGGCCTGGGCAGCAGCGGAGACGAGCAGATCGAGGCATACGTCCAAGCCCTACTCAAGGAGATTGCCCTCAAGGGCAAGTACGCCGCAGCAACTTCGGTGCCGATCCGAGCGATCTTTTTCGGCGGCGGTACTCCGACGACACTATCCGCGAACCAGATCACCCGCATCGGCAGGGCGATCCACGATCATTTCGACCTCTCTGAGCTCCAGGAGTTCACCTTCGAAGCTGAGGTCAAGAGCGTTACTGAGGAAAAGTGCACCGCGATGCGCGACATTGGTGTCAACAAGGCGCGCTTCGGTCTGCAGAGCTTCGACCCGCTGTACCGCGAGCTCTTCAATATCACCGCGACGATCGAACAGGAACACGCTGCGGCCGAAATGTTCGCACGGTACTTCGATTTCACCAGCTTCGACATGATCTACGGGATGCATGGCCAAACGTTCGAGCAGTTTTCCCGGGACATCGAGTACGCGACTGGGATGGGCACCGCGACGATGGAGCTGTACCCGATCAGCAATGTCGTCACCCAGGTTCCGCTGCACCACTCCTACGCCCGGCGCGGACTCGCGCCACTGAGCTTTATCGACAAGATGGCGATGACCATCTACTTGAATCAGTATCTGCGTGCCTCCGGATTCCAGCAGCACAACGGACATGGCTTCCTGCGGCTACCCGATGGCCACAAGCCCGGTCCGCACTTCATCTCGCGCGACTACGTGAATCTCTACAACGCCCACACTTGGTCGCACCACGACGATGAGCTTATTGGTCTGGGTAACAGCGCCATATCGCAGATCGCGAATTTCACGGTGATGAACGACGATAATCGGACCACCTACGTGAAAAATCTCCTGGAGAACAATGAGGTAAAGATCAACCTCAGTGTCGGTGACGGCATCCCGTACGAAAGAGGAATCGTTCTTCATCTACCGTATTTCGGCTGGCTGGACAAAAGCCGCATTTCCTGGGAGCAGATCCCCGCCGAGCTCATCGACAAGCTCGGTCAGCTGGTTTCGGAGGGAATGCTGGAGGAAGACCACGCCGAGTATCGGATCACTGAGCTGGGCTGGATTTGGTACGTCAACATGATGTACTTTCTGTCACCTTTCTCGGATCAGAAGGTGCTCGACGAGTTCACTGCGCTGAAGCGTCGCACAAAGGGCCTCACCGACGGCGACGACCGCATGCTGCCGCTGCTGACGATGGGATCGCTCCGTTGA
- a CDS encoding ATP-grasp domain-containing protein — protein sequence MQDTLLGSDAGGDVVLVDPVMTGHAFKEACRRRGLPTISLYTLDEELLSSFDRDYRGGDHHVIHAADAIQAIAKVPGLIRAVVPTTEPSVEVGDELGELLGVPSNPRATASARRCKAAMRRLAFERGLRIPAFELVGLDDVGIAAARIGFPAIVKPQRGAGSHGIQILPDADSVPDLPSQDLFGGANSEWLVERYVGGRELAVNAFSQDGKHRVLDMWEYRQPTGADYDQPYWDLVQLRLEDPDWATAENFVMEVLDAFQVRLGPSHTEIKIDASGPCLIEVASRLPGSHTTDHWERHSAIRPYDDTLAAYLGEETGLLTRDLGFDAALAICCLRNDDRPGILAELAGLDEVLRLPGVDAVYPCVAPGDFVPLTRDHESLTAFVLVHGQDTAEVDALLRTVRNSVRLELK from the coding sequence GTGCAGGACACGCTCCTCGGTTCCGACGCCGGCGGCGATGTCGTCCTGGTCGATCCGGTCATGACTGGGCATGCGTTCAAAGAGGCCTGCCGGCGGCGCGGCCTGCCAACGATCTCCCTATACACGCTCGACGAGGAACTGCTCAGCTCCTTTGACCGTGATTACCGCGGCGGCGACCATCACGTGATTCATGCCGCCGATGCCATTCAGGCGATTGCGAAGGTGCCTGGATTGATTCGCGCCGTCGTGCCGACCACCGAGCCCTCGGTCGAGGTCGGGGACGAGCTCGGGGAATTGCTCGGTGTACCAAGCAATCCCAGGGCCACTGCATCGGCCCGCCGATGTAAGGCGGCTATGCGACGTCTGGCATTCGAGCGCGGCCTGCGTATTCCGGCGTTCGAGCTGGTCGGGCTGGACGATGTTGGAATCGCAGCGGCGCGAATCGGGTTCCCGGCAATCGTCAAGCCGCAACGGGGCGCTGGCTCGCACGGCATACAGATCCTCCCGGACGCGGACTCGGTGCCCGACCTTCCCAGCCAAGACCTGTTCGGCGGCGCCAACTCGGAGTGGCTTGTCGAGCGCTACGTCGGCGGCAGGGAACTGGCCGTCAACGCGTTCAGCCAGGACGGCAAGCATCGGGTCCTGGACATGTGGGAATACCGACAGCCCACTGGAGCTGATTACGACCAGCCGTATTGGGACCTCGTTCAGCTACGACTAGAGGATCCGGACTGGGCAACCGCTGAGAACTTCGTCATGGAAGTGTTGGATGCCTTCCAGGTCAGGCTGGGTCCCAGTCATACAGAAATCAAGATAGACGCTTCGGGACCCTGCCTCATCGAAGTGGCTAGTCGCCTGCCTGGTTCCCACACGACCGATCACTGGGAGCGCCACAGCGCTATCCGTCCATACGATGACACTCTCGCCGCGTACCTCGGCGAGGAAACCGGCCTACTGACGCGCGACTTGGGGTTCGACGCAGCACTGGCGATCTGTTGCCTGCGTAACGACGATCGACCCGGCATCTTGGCTGAGCTGGCCGGCCTGGACGAAGTCCTCCGTTTGCCGGGAGTGGATGCCGTCTATCCGTGCGTCGCTCCCGGAGACTTCGTTCCCTTGACTCGCGACCACGAGTCGCTGACCGCGTTCGTGCTAGTCCACGGACAGGACACCGCCGAGGTCGACGCCCTGCTCCGAACTGTCCGCAACAGCGTGCGATTGGAACTGAAGTGA